The DNA sequence GCGCGCCCTGCGCGCCACCGAACCCGCCCCGTTTCCCACCCCGGAAGCGCACTTGGAGGTAGTCCGATGAGCAGCAGGCCCACCGCGTTCGAGGAGCGGCTCAAGGCCGAGCTCATGGCCATCGCCGCGGACCGGCCCCCCGCCACCGCCCCTGTCCGGTCAACCGCCCGGCGCTACCGGATCCCGATGGCCCTCGGCGCGGTGGCGGCGGCGGTCGCGGGTCTGGTGGCCCTGCCGGTGCTCGGCGACGGCGGCGGTACGTCGCCCGCGTACGCCGTGTCCCGAAACGACGACGGCACCATCTCGGTTCACATTTACCACCCGGACGGGGTCGACGGGACGGTCCGCGAGCTGCGGGAGCTGGGGATCACGGTGGCGGTGGCGCCGCGCAAACCGTCGGAACAGTGCCCGTCGAACGTGGCCTACCCGCAGGGGCTCACGCCCGGGGAGGGCGGAGGTGAGTTCGCCGGTGCCCAGGACGAGTCCGCACAGATGATGATCACCCCGGAGACCGTGCCGCCGGGCCACACGCTGGTGGTGAGCACGCCCGTGGACGACTCGGACATCCACCCGGTCGGCTTCGGCGCCGTCGAGACGTCGAAGGTGCCGTCCTGCGTGCCCGTCTACGCCGACCCCGCCAAGGCCCCCCAGCGGACCCTGAGCCCGAAGGAGGCCGCGGTACTCAAGGACAAGCAGCGGGTCGCGCAGGAGGAGCGGGAGAAGGAGGCCCGGACGGGCGGATCCGCCACGGCGAGCCCGACGTCGAGCCCTCCGCGCAAGCCGTAGCCCGACGGTCGGCAACCGACAGCGCGCCCCCGGTCCGTTCCTCGGACCGGGGGCGCGGTGCGTTCCGCAGGGGTGCACGGCTACGCGGCCACACCGCGCGGTGCGTTCCGCAGGGGTGCACGGCTACGCGGCCACACCGCGCGGTGCGTTCCGCAGGGGTGCACGGCTACGCGGCCACACCGCGCGGTGCGTTCCGCAGGGGTGCGCGGCTCCGCGGCTACACGGCCGACTCCGGAGCGATCCTGCTCCGTACCGCCGACTGGACGTCCTCTTCCTCAGCCGGGTCGGCCGCCAGGCGGCGCAGGCGCGGGGCGACTCGGGCGTCGGCCGTCTCCGCGTGGCGGGCGGCCACCTCCCGGGTGGTCTCCTCGCAGTCCCAGAGGCACTCGACGGCGAAGCCCGCGGCGAAGGAGGGGTCGGTCGCCGCCAGGGCCCGCGCGGCGCGGCCCCGCAGATGGGAGGAGGACGTCTCGCGGTAGATGTGGCGCAGTACCGGCGCCGCGCAGCCGATGCGGAGCCGGCCCGCTCCGTCGACCAGGGTGAACAGCGGCGTCGAGTCCGGGCCCGAGCCGCGGACGGTGGAGCGCAGGGCCCCGAGGACCAGGGTCGCGTCCTCGGCTCCGCCGCGGGCGGCCAGGAGGGTCCCTGCGGCCGTTCCGAGGGCGTCGGGGCGCTGGACCCAGCGTCGGGCCCGCTCGACGGCGGCGGGGCCGCACATGCGCTCGTAGGCGGCTACGGCCGGCTCGTCGCCGGCGGCTTCGATGAGGTCCAGTACGGCCGGGTTCTCCGGCTCGGCGAGGACCAGGTGGTGCAGCGCGGTGGCGCGGGCGGCCTCTCCGGACGCGCCGGCGGCGGCCGCCAGGATCGCGGAGCGGTCCTCGGGGGTGGCCACGGCGGCGAGGCAGCGGGCGGCCGGGACGTGCAGGGGGGTGCCCCGGCGCAGTCCGTCGGCGGCCCAGTCGAAGACGGCCTGGACGCCCCAGCCGGGCTGGGGGCCGCGCGGGGTGAGCTGACGCTGCCAGCGGTCGAAGGAGCCCTGCTGGCGGGCGGCGCGCAGCCGCGCGGCGTAGGCGGGGGCGCCGGGATCCTCTTCCCACAGGCACCAGGGCCTGGGCTCGTAGGCGTCACGGACGGCGGCGGCGAGCCGCGCCTCACCCTCGGCGGTGGCGGGGAACCGGGCGAGGACGGGGGAGGCCAGTGAGCGCAGCCCCTCGTCGTCGTCGCGCAGGGCGAGTTCGTCGAGGGCCCAGGCCCAGTTGGCGCCCGTGGCGGCGTACCGGCGCAGCAGCATGAGCGCGTCGTCACGGCCGTACGAGGCCAGGTGGCCCAGGACGGACAGGGCGAGGCCCGTGCGGCGGTCGTCCTCGTCGAGGAGGTCGTCGACGCTGAAGAGGTGGGCCTCGATCTCGCCCAGGGGGCCGTCGAGGTCCAGGTACAGGCGTGCGTAGTACAGGGAGCGGTTCTCTACCTGCCAGTCCTGGCGCGGATCGCCGGCCACGCAGTGGTTGAGCGCGGCGAGGGCCTCGGCCCTGGGTGCCGCGAGTGCGTGCAGCGTGCCGTCGCCGCGGCCGCGCTGGAGGAGCCCGAGCAGGGTGCCGCTCGGCGCTATGACTGGTTCGAACATGGGAATGGCCTCAAATCAAGCTGGGGACGCAACCGGGAATCGGAATTCACAGGGCCGCGTAACAGCATGTGAGGACGTCCGCCGTCTGGTTCAGCTCGATGTAGACCATTGCCTTCTCACTCTCGTCGGTGTTCTCGGCCAGGGCGGCGGTCCCCCGGCCAGGAGCAGGGGCCGGACACCCGTTGTGTCCTGCCCGCTCCTGCCCGTCCGCCCTGTCCGCGAATCGAATCCGACGCCATGATGACCCAGGCGGTTTGTGCGCCGCGACCACATTTAAGGCCGCCGTGACCAACCCGTGAGGTCTGGACCGGCCTGGAACCGGCCTGGGGACCGGCAGAAGCGGACTACTTGGCTCCGAAAAGTTCCAGCAGGTCGGCCTTGGCGAACATGCGGGCCGTGTCCACGGCGGAGGGCGTTCCGGCGTTCGGGTCGGCGCCCCCGGCGAGCAGTGCGCGGATGACGGCCTCCTCGCCTTTGAAGACCGCACCCGCGAGCGGGGTCTGACCTCGGTCGTTGGCGCGGTCGGCCTCGGCTCCGCGGGCCAGCAGGGCCGTGACGGCGTCGGCGTGGCCGTGGTAGGCGGCGAGCATGACGAGGGTGTCGCCGCGGTCGTTGGTGAGGTTCGCCGGGACGCCCGCGTCCACGTACGCGGCGAGGGTCTCGGTCTCACCGCGGCGGGCGAGGTCGAAGATCTTGGTGGCCAGCTCGACGACGTCCTCGTCGGGAACGTCCGGAGAGTCCTGGGAGGCCTGGGAGTCCCGGGAGTCCCGGGAGCCGCTCTCGACGTGCTCACTCATCGGTCGTACCGCCTTTCACGGGCAGGGCTGCGCACGGCACTGCGTCCGTACGGGTGAAGCGCCAGAGTAGCGCCCGGACCTGCACATGAGCGGCGCGGGCCGAGGCAATGATCACCCTGCGGCCCGCGCGCCCCCATCCCGCCAGGCGCGCCAGCCGGGATGGGCCGGTCAAGTGAAAGATTGCTGGATTCACCCATATGCACCTTTTATCGCATTGATACTTCCTGTGAGCCTGGAAGAACTGATGGTGACTGTCCCCACCCACCAGGAGAACTGACTCATGGTCCTGTCCATCTCAGGTGTCGTCCTGCTCGGCATCATCTGCTTCCTGTTCTTCAAGAAGGACGGCATGAAGCTGACGCACGCGTTCGTGTGCGCCCTCTTCGGCTTCTTCCTCGCCGGCTCCGCCATCGCCCCCAGCATCACGGCGAGCACGGCGAGCCTCGCGAGCCTTCTCGGCGGGATCAAGCTCTAGCGCCCGGCCCCGGCACCCACCCCGAAGCATCCACAACTCCAGGAGACGCCCGTGGCCCGGCGCCCACTTCCCCGCATCCTCAGCAGCGGCACCGTGTCGCTGACCCGGGGCCGCGACTTCGCTCGCACGGCCGCCGACAGCGCCACGGACGTCCTCCATCCGCTCCTCACCATCGGACGGGGCCTGCGCGTCCTGGCCTCGGCCGGACGGCGCAAATGGTGCGACACCCCCAAGGACAAGCGTGGTCCCGCGCTGTTTTTGGGGGCCGCCTGCGTCCTCGTGGTCGCGCTCGTCCCCTACGGCCCCCTCACCGCCCTGATCACCCTCATGGCGGCGGCGGCCTGGCAGGGACGCGACCGCACCCCGGTGAAGACCGGGCCCAGCGATGCCGAGACCGAACGGCTCGGCTCCCTCTACGAAGCCCTCGTGCCGTACTTCTCCATCCCGGAGGACCCCAGCCCCCTCTTCGCCCACGGCGGGGAGTGGGACAAGGCCTTCAGCGGCTACGAGTTCGACGAGGCGGGCCGCGTCACCCGGCTCCACATCCGCTACCCGGCCTACTTCACCGACGGCGAGGCCGCGTCGAGGGCCCGGATCGAGGCACTGCTGCACGCCAAGTCCGGGCGCGGACGGGAGTATCTCTTCGACTGGGACGAGGAGGGAAACCAGCTCGACCTGTGCGTGCTGGCGGCGCTGCCCACAGGTATCGCCGCCCAGCCCTTCGTCACCTCCCCCGGCGAGACCGTGCTCGGCTTCACCGACGGCGGCAGCGTGCAGCGCACGCTGCCCGTCCTGGACGGCGACGAGCCCCGGGACATGCCGCCGGTCATCTGGCGCACCGGCTCCCGTTCCGCCGAGCCGCACCTGCTGGCCGTGGGCCAGCCCGGCAGCGGTACGTCCACCCTGCTGCGGTCCGTCGCCCTGCAGGCCCTGCGGCACGGGGGCGACGTACTGATCGTGGAGGGCGGCGGCACCGGCGAGTACTCCTGCCTCTCCGGCCGCGCCGGCGTCCTCGCCGTGGAGTGCGGGCCGACCGGGGCCCTGGCCACCCTGGAATGGGCCGCCCGCGAGACCGAGCGGCGCCTGATCGCCACCCACCGGGCCCGCGAAGCCGGCCGGCCCGCGCCCGAGGACACCCGCCGCCCGCTGTGGATCCTGCTCGACCGGCCCAGCGTGCTGGCCCACCTGTCCGCCGCCGAGGGCGCCCCCGATCCGATCGCGCAGCTCCAGGTGCCGCTGCGGCACGGGCGCGCCGCGCACGTCACCGTGGTGGTGGCCGAGCAGTTCGACCACCTGGAGCTGCTGGGCGACTCCGTCTGGCAGCACACCAGGGCCCGCGTGGTGCTCGGAGCCGCCACGATCCAGCAGATCGCCGACGTGCTGGGGCTGCCCCCGCACACCACGCCGACGGCCGTACTGCCGCCGGGGCGCGGGTACGCCCGGCTCGGCGCCGGTCCCGTGCACCGGCTCCAGGTGCCGGCCACGCCGGACCCGTACGACGAGGCCACCCATCCGGGACACCGCCAGGCGGTCCTGGAGCTGCTGCCCGAGCGGCAGGCGCCGCACAAGCCCGTCCCGGACCACGTCACCCTGGGCAAGCCGCTGCACATCGTCCAGCCGCCCGCCCAGGCGCAGGGCCCGGCGATCGACGCCTCGGAGATCCCCGAGGTCCCGGCGGACGCCCCGTAGGGCCGGTCCCCGGCCTGGCCGGTGGCCTGCCTTGTCCTACGCGACGAAGGTGCGCGGCGGCTCCGCGCCGCCGCCGCCCGCTCCGGTGGCGACCAGCCGGGCCGCGGCCGCCAGCCGGGCCGCCGCTTCCTCGGCCACCGGGCCGCCGACGGTGAAGGGGAGCCGGACGTACCCCTCGAAGGCCCCGTCGACGCCGAACCGCGGCCCCGAGGGGACCCGTACGCCCACCCGCTCCCCCACCTCGGCCAGCCGGGAACCGGAGAGCCCGCCCGCGCGGGCCCACAGGGTCAGGCCGCCGAGCGGGACCCGGAACTCCCAGTCCGGCAGCTCCCGGCGGACCGCCGCCACCAGGGCGTCCCGGTTCTCGCGGGCCTGGTCCCGGCGGATCTCCACGGCCTGCGCCCAGCCTCCGGTGCGCATCAGCCAGTCCACCGCGAGCTGCTCCAGCACGGGCGTGCCCAGGTCGGCGTAGGCACGGGCGGCCACCAGGCTGCGGATGACGTCGGGGGCCGCGCGGACCCACCCGATGCGCATGCCCGCCCAGAAGGCCTTGCTGGCGGAGCCGACGGTGATGACGGTGGAGCCGGCCGGGTCGAAGGAGCAGACGGGGCGGGGCATCTCCATCGCCGGATCGAGCTGGAGCTCGACCATCGTCTCGTCGGCGACGAGGACGGTGCCCGCCGAACGGGCCGCCTCGACCATCGCGCGGCGCTGCTCGTCGGAGGCCAGGGCCCCGGTCGGATTGTGGAAGTCGGCGACCACGTAGGCGAGGCGGGGGGCGGAGTCGCGCAGCACCTGGCGCCAGACGTCCATGTCCCAGCCGGTCAGCCCCTCCCCCATGGCGACGGGCACGAGGCGGACCCCGGCGGCGCGCATGAGCTGGAGGATGTTGGCGTAGGACGGGGATTCGACGGCGATCCGCTCGCCGCGCCCCGCGAAGAGGCTGCAGATGGCGTCGATGGCGCCCATCGCACCCGTGGTGACCATGATCTGCTCGGGCATGGTCGGGATGCCGCGCTCGGTGTAGCGGTCGGCGAGCATGCGGCGCAGCGCGGGCAGGCCGGCCGGGTAGTCCCCGTGGGTGTGGGCGTACGGCGGGAGCTCCTCCAGGGCGCCCTGGACGGCCTTGGTGAGCCAGGGCTCGGGAGCCGGGAGTGCGGCGCAGCCGAGGTCGATCATCGAGCCGAGGGACTCGGGGGGCAGGGGCTCCAGGCCTCGGGCCGGCATGGGGTTGCCGGCGGGCACCGAGGTCCAGCTGCCCGCGCCCCGGCGGGATTCCAGGAACCCCTCGCCGCGCAGGGCCTCGTAGGCGGCGGCGACGGTGGTGCGGCTGACGGAGAGCGCGACGGCCAGCTCCCGCTCGGCGGGGAGCCGGGCCGCCACGGGGATGCGGCCTTCGAGGACCAGCAGGCGGACCCCGTCGGCGAGCGAGCGGTACGCGGGCAGCTTGCGCCCGCCGGGTGCGGCGGTCCGGCCCTGCTGGGAGGTGATGAGCCGGCCGAGCTGTGCGGCACCGACGGCCGAGGTCCACTGCGCCATGTCGTCCGGTCCACCTTCGTCGAATTGGCCCCTGCCGGCCCGCGGGGGCCCGCATTGGATTGGTTCTGCGGGGTCCAGGGTGCCACGGAGTGCCCGCGCGACATAGAGGAGGCCCCGGGATCGGGTCCGCCTGTAGCGTCCGGAGGATGGCCCCCGACCTCTTCCCCCGCGGCATCCCGGACGTGTACTCCGGCCTCGATCGCCGGACGCCGCGGAACCGACTCGGCGGCCGTTCACCCACCGGCCACCGGGGGCGCTCCCGCGCCGGCGGGAGCACGGGGCATACTGCCGCGGTGACGCACGTACGCCCAACCCACGCCTATCTCGACCACCCGGGTCCGATCCCCTTCGCGCACCGCGGCGGGGCCGCGGACGGGCTGGAGAACACCGCCGCCGCCTTCCGGCGGGCCGCCGCCGCGGGCTACCGCTACTTCGAGACCGATGTGCACGCCAGCGCCGACGGGAAACTGGTCGCCTTCCACGACGCCACCCTGGACCGGGTCACCGACGGACGGGGGCGCATCCGGGAGCAGCCGTGGAGCCGGATCCGCGAGGTCCGGGCCGGCGGGACCGAACCCCTCGCGCTCTTCGAGGACCTGCTGGAGGAGTTCCCCGACGCCCGGTGGAACGTGGACATCAAGGACGAGTCCGCCGTGCACCCCCTGGTCGGCCTGATCGCGCGGACCGGGGTCTGGGACCGCGTCTGCGTGGGCTCGTTCTCCGAGCGCCGGGTCGCCCGGGCCCAGAAGATCGCCGGACCCCGCCTGGCTACCTCGTTCGGGGTGGCGGGGGTGCTCGGGCTGCGGCTGCGGTCGTACGCGATCCCCGCCGCGCTGCGCGCGGGCGCGGTGGCGGCGCAGGTGCCGGAGACCCAGGCGGGCATCCGCGTGGTGGATCGCAGGTTCGTGCGGACGGCCCACGAGCGGGGCCTCCAGGTGCACGTGTGGACCGTGAACGAACCGGAACGCATGGAGGCTCTCCTGGACCTGGGAGTCGATGGCATCATGACCGACCGGATCGACATCTTGCGCACGGTGCTGGACCGGCGCGGAGCCTGGGCCTGACCGGCCCGTTCGGCTGCGCGCCAGGTGGCGGCGGCCGCGGCGGTACGGGGACCAGCGAGGGGGCACCAATGAGTGCGCAGACGACGGAAGACGCGGAACCGGGGGCCGAGGACGGCAGAGCCGGCGGCGCGGCAACGGCCGCGGCTACGGCAGCGCGCAAGCGCGAGCAGCGCGGGTGGTACTTCTACGACTTCGCGGTGTCGGTGTACTCGGCGAGCGTGCTCACCGTGTTCCTCGGGCCGTACCTCACGTCGATCGCCAAGGCCGCGGCGGACGCCGAGGGCTTCGTGCACCCGCTGGGCATCCCGGTGCGGGCCGGTTCCTTCTTCGCCTACACGGTGTCCGCCTCGGTGATCCTGGCCGTGCTGCTCATGCCGATGGCGGGGGCGGTCGCCGACCGGACCGGCCGCAAGAAGCCGCTGCTGGCCGTGGCCGCGTACACCGGGGCCGCGGCGACGGCCGGCATGTTCTTCCTGGCGGGCGAGCGCTACCTGCTGGGCGGACTGCTCCTGATCGTCGCGAACGCCTCCCTGTCGGTCTCG is a window from the Streptomyces sp. NBC_01244 genome containing:
- a CDS encoding HEAT repeat domain-containing protein — its product is MFEPVIAPSGTLLGLLQRGRGDGTLHALAAPRAEALAALNHCVAGDPRQDWQVENRSLYYARLYLDLDGPLGEIEAHLFSVDDLLDEDDRRTGLALSVLGHLASYGRDDALMLLRRYAATGANWAWALDELALRDDDEGLRSLASPVLARFPATAEGEARLAAAVRDAYEPRPWCLWEEDPGAPAYAARLRAARQQGSFDRWQRQLTPRGPQPGWGVQAVFDWAADGLRRGTPLHVPAARCLAAVATPEDRSAILAAAAGASGEAARATALHHLVLAEPENPAVLDLIEAAGDEPAVAAYERMCGPAAVERARRWVQRPDALGTAAGTLLAARGGAEDATLVLGALRSTVRGSGPDSTPLFTLVDGAGRLRIGCAAPVLRHIYRETSSSHLRGRAARALAATDPSFAAGFAVECLWDCEETTREVAARHAETADARVAPRLRRLAADPAEEEDVQSAVRSRIAPESAV
- a CDS encoding ankyrin repeat domain-containing protein, whose translation is MSEHVESGSRDSRDSQASQDSPDVPDEDVVELATKIFDLARRGETETLAAYVDAGVPANLTNDRGDTLVMLAAYHGHADAVTALLARGAEADRANDRGQTPLAGAVFKGEEAVIRALLAGGADPNAGTPSAVDTARMFAKADLLELFGAK
- a CDS encoding SCO1417 family MocR-like transcription factor, giving the protein MAQWTSAVGAAQLGRLITSQQGRTAAPGGRKLPAYRSLADGVRLLVLEGRIPVAARLPAERELAVALSVSRTTVAAAYEALRGEGFLESRRGAGSWTSVPAGNPMPARGLEPLPPESLGSMIDLGCAALPAPEPWLTKAVQGALEELPPYAHTHGDYPAGLPALRRMLADRYTERGIPTMPEQIMVTTGAMGAIDAICSLFAGRGERIAVESPSYANILQLMRAAGVRLVPVAMGEGLTGWDMDVWRQVLRDSAPRLAYVVADFHNPTGALASDEQRRAMVEAARSAGTVLVADETMVELQLDPAMEMPRPVCSFDPAGSTVITVGSASKAFWAGMRIGWVRAAPDVIRSLVAARAYADLGTPVLEQLAVDWLMRTGGWAQAVEIRRDQARENRDALVAAVRRELPDWEFRVPLGGLTLWARAGGLSGSRLAEVGERVGVRVPSGPRFGVDGAFEGYVRLPFTVGGPVAEEAAARLAAAARLVATGAGGGGAEPPRTFVA
- a CDS encoding glycerophosphodiester phosphodiesterase encodes the protein MTHVRPTHAYLDHPGPIPFAHRGGAADGLENTAAAFRRAAAAGYRYFETDVHASADGKLVAFHDATLDRVTDGRGRIREQPWSRIREVRAGGTEPLALFEDLLEEFPDARWNVDIKDESAVHPLVGLIARTGVWDRVCVGSFSERRVARAQKIAGPRLATSFGVAGVLGLRLRSYAIPAALRAGAVAAQVPETQAGIRVVDRRFVRTAHERGLQVHVWTVNEPERMEALLDLGVDGIMTDRIDILRTVLDRRGAWA